Genomic window (Musa acuminata AAA Group cultivar baxijiao chromosome BXJ1-9, Cavendish_Baxijiao_AAA, whole genome shotgun sequence):
CAACTGACTTCCACATCTAGTCATCATGTTAATGTATGATAGAATCGATATCTGTTGTTTTCTCTTTTTTGCCCTTTCTATTAATGTTTTTTAAGTTCCTGTATCAAGGCATCACCTAATTTGATTGACTTTGACCCTTCACATTTGCTTTGTCTCTTATACTAAACCTTTCAATTCATTGCTAATATTCTTTTTTCAAATAGTACCTTTTTTATGCTATGCTGTGGTGTAGTAGGTCCCTAAACTTATTGAGAGCCAGGTCTCTGAGGGAAGGGAAAGTATCTGGATAGGCTTTTATTTTAACTTCTTCACCTTAGTTACTTCCTTGTTATGTAGATAGGAAAGAAACTGTGAATTGCTATCGTTCTAATGTAATGCCATCCTAGATCACATTTAGATATTCACCTTGACTTATGAATGGACATGGGTTATGCATAGACAAGATATTGGCAAATCTTGAAAATTCTGTTTTACTGCCCCTTTTTTGTctgctaaataaaaaaaaaatgaaggataAGTGGTTTATATGCCTACCTACTGATTATAgtgaaaattaaattttcaacTGCTTCAAGATTATTGGAAACAGCAATAGCTTAAATAGGTTATTGAGATCAATAAAATCAATTGGCTGCAGTGACATAAAATTGTTAGTTTTAAGGTCAATAATTGATCTTGCATGTTTTTTTATGTTGCACAACTGTTGCTCCGAAAAGTATATCAGGGAAAATTTTCTGTTATTCCCAAAGTACCTAATCCCTTGTTAATTTTGAAAGAGGATGTTAACCAATTTTTATGTATATCTCTTGTTTTGCTAGTAgatgcaatttattctcaatatGTGATGTTCTTGCAGTGTGATTTGTTTGATATGCCTGCTGTCGCACAACTAGAAAAAGATGGGAAGTATGCATTGGTCTACCAGCTCTTGAAGATCTTTGTCACCCAAAGGCTCGATGCCTACTTTGATTTCCATGCTGCGAATTCAACTTTGTTGAAAAGCTATGGTATGTTGAACATGTTTAGTCTGGGTGCATTGTGGAGTCTTTATCTCACAGTTTCTGTTCTGCAGGGCTAGTTCATGAAGACTGCATAACTAAAATGAGGTTAATGTCGTTGCTGGATCTCAGTTCCCATGAGTCTGGGGAAATCCCATATTCTCTTATCAGGGACACACTTCGGGTAATCAAACTTTTTGTCTCACCTGTTATACTTGCACAGTGCTTAATAACTGCTGTTCTGAGGGGTTGCATTTACTGCAGATCACTGATGATGAGGTAGAATACTGGGTTGTCAAAGCAATCACATCGAAACAATTAGACTGCAAGATGGATCAATTGAACCAAGTTGTGATTGTCAGGTTTACATCTAATGAAACTTATTTTAAGACATTCTCGGAAATGGTGGAATAAAGTCATGTTGCAATTGTTGATATTGTAAAATTTAAAGCACTGAAACAGGTTCCTTTCTTTTGTCTAATATGCAGCCGACATACAGAGAGAGTATTTGGGCTGTCACAGTGGGAAAATCTCCGTTTGAAGCTTGGTGCTTGGAGGGTGAGTTTCTTTGCTTCTCTCTGTACCCTTATACGAGTATAATCTTAAATGATTGAACAGTAGTGTATTATTTTTAGGGCAATAGGTGCCCGTTCACACTTTCACAGTGCCGATTTTGTTTGAGCCGTGTTTTTCTCCTTTCGAATAGAGTTaggaaacatattttatttaCTTACTGCCACTCACTGCTGTTGCAGCGTAATATTGCCAATGGGATTAGCACAATTCAAGCTAACAAGATATCTGAAGGACTACAAGGAATGCAAGGATTAGCTATTCGCTGAATTTTGTGAAGTCTACATAGACGGTATCCTAGCACTGGAGAAAATTTAGTTTCGGTAGAGTGAGTACATGCTCTCTTCCAAAGTTTCTTCCGTCCAAATGTTTCTCAAGCAGTTTGTGTACTCGTCGCCATTCGGGAATCGTATTTGTTGAGAATCTGTGATCTTTAAAATTGAACATGCGAATTTTGGTTGTCATTTTGCTGCAATCGTATACATGCCTCATTTAATATTTCGTTGTGAAGGTCGTGGATAAATTTCGCAGTTGATCAATCTTTATTGACTCTTCGTTGTTAGCTGGAtcctataaattttttatttgtagAACTGGATATATTACTAGAAATAATATGGTTTGATGAAATCATTTGAACTTTGAAGCAAGGAAATCCATAGTTGGATCATCATATGTTTATATCTATGATGATGATGTTCATATAATCATGTTGAAGAGGAGAAAAATTAATCATgttggaagaagaagaggaacaggAAGGAGACGGAGGGATTATATTAGAGTAGGCTGCGGCTACGAGCGGTCCCAGCCCCTGTCCCTACCGTGcggtttatataaataaatatatatagtaatttttaatttttttaattttttattattttaattctttttaaTTTATTCTCATTGAATATTCTTTTTgagttatttttatcattttacccTTAGTCTCCACCTTATTATGGTCATTTTTTATCAGATCATGGTTGTCTATTCTTTTCTTTCACATTCGTTGTGACTCGTCTTCCATCACATCGATCGTCAAACCTTTTTTTCTTATGTATCCCTCGTTCCTTATCAGAGGAAAAacctaacaaaaaaaaagaatggaATGAAAGTGATAGCGATCACACTAACAAAAATGGAATAAAAGTGATAACGATCGATGAAGGCAATTATGACGAGATCAAGGataatcttattttttaaaaaataagatatgttttacaagaataaaaaaaaaagatagttcacaaaaaaaaacatgaaaacttaaatcttatatatatatatatatatatatatatatatatatatatatatatatatatatatatatatatatatattgtgagagagagagagagagagagagagagagagataatgatGTTTAAAAGAATCTTTTAGGCAAATAGAAAAGTAGAGAAGCTAGAAATTTTGAAAAAGACTTAAGAGTAAAGATAATGATGGATGGCAA
Coding sequences:
- the LOC135592884 gene encoding uncharacterized protein LOC135592884 isoform X2, with translation MSAVVATSEEDPALAVIRFTAELSWADAGPEVAETQVSELCMEAEEFMFRSRWLDLVSLILTSADLITSRVSEKDLECIFTVTCNLVTRANTPDEALEMAKLISSKVVQQPTDRPALRLKIMAKDSFAFLTRYLATFSGAGEDAYTMNEAKEEAVQAIIEFVKSPDIFQCDLFDMPAVAQLEKDGKYALVYQLLKIFVTQRLDAYFDFHAANSTLLKSYGLVHEDCITKMRLMSLLDLSSHESGEIPYSLIRDTLRITDDEVEYWVVKAITSKQLDCKMDQLNQVVIVSRHTERVFGLSQWENLRLKLGAWRRNIANGISTIQANKISEGLQGMQGLAIR